A genome region from Camelina sativa cultivar DH55 chromosome 10, Cs, whole genome shotgun sequence includes the following:
- the LOC104717341 gene encoding tetratricopeptide repeat protein 7A isoform X2: MKNKEITSSRPEKLHLRKLRQSLRKIRMKCLCSGEQMRLREDEDKKSELSNNGNSGLSVADSENAKKLDNGNIEEAELSLRETSSLNYEEARALLGRIEYQKGNIEAALRVFEGIDINGITVKMKTALTVREERKHRRRSKGGFAATPPPSMSKHAVSLIFEAIYLKAKSLQRLGRFQEAAQSCRVILDIVEASLSEGGSENVTGDIKLQETLMKAVELLPELWKLADSPRDAILSYRRALLNHWKIDPETTARIQKEYAVFLLYSGEEAVPPNLRSQTEGSFIPRNNVEEAILLLMLLLMKVNLKRISWDAAILDHLSFALTIAGDLTALAKQLEELSPEIMDQRELYHTLSLCYQGAGDGLVALGLLRKLFSERENPNRISGLLMASKICGERTGLAEEGLDYARRAIENLGNECSQLDGAARLVLGITLTESSRMAITETERIARQSEGIQALESADMSNPRVVYRLALENAEQRKLDSALAYAKHALKLGAESVLEVWLLLARVLSAQKRFSDAETIVDAALNETGKWEQGKLLRLKAKLRLAKGEVKDAIKTYTQLLALLQVQSKSFNSAKKLPKGYVEELRSLELGTWHDLAHIYINLSQWRDAQSCLSKSRLIAPYSSVRYHTEGVLYKRQGQIEEAMEAFTTALDIDPMHVPSLISKAEILLELGNRTSIAVVRSFLMEALRIDRLNHSAWYNLGKMFKAEGSVSSMQEAVDCFQAAVTLEETMPVESFR; the protein is encoded by the exons ATGAAGAACAAGGAGATCACTAGTAGTAGGCCTGAGAAGTTGCATTTACGCAAACTAAGACAAAGTCTGAGGAAGATCAGAATGAAGTGTTTGTGTTCTGGTGAACAAATGAGACTTAGAGAGGATGAAGACAAGAAATCTGAGTTATCTAACAATGGAAACTCAGGTTTATCAGTTGCGGATAGCGAGAATGCTAAGAAATTAGATAATGGGAACATCGAAGAAGCCGAGTTATCTCTGCGTGAGACAAGTTCCTTGAACTATGAG gAGGCGAGAGCGCTTTTGGGAAGAATTGAGTATCAGAAAGGGAATATAGAAGCGGCATTGCGAGTCTTTGAAGGGATAGATATCAATGGGATTACTGTAAAGATGAAAACAGCTCTAACAGTAAGAGAAGAACGAAAACATAGAAGACGGTCTAAAGGCGGCTTTGCTGCTACTCCTCCACCTTCCATGTCTAAGCATGCCGTTAGTTTGATTTTCGAAGCCATTTATCTCAAAGCGAAATCTCTCCAGCGTCTTGGAAGGTTCCAAG AGGCTGCACAGTCTTGCAGAGTTATTCTTGATATAGTTGAGGCTTCTTTATCGGAAGGAGGTTCAGAAAATGTGACTGGCGATATAAAGTTGCAGGAGACGTTGATGAAAGCGGTCGAGCTGCTTCCTGAATTGTGGAAGCTTGCTGATTCACCGCGTGATGCTATCTTGTCGTATAGAAGAGCGCTTCTCAATCACTGGAAAATCGATCCAGAAACCACGGCGAGAATTCAGAAAGAGTATGCTGTGTTTCTTCTCTATTCCGGGGAAGAAGCAGTGCCGCCGAACCTGCGTTCTCAGACTGAGGGCTCCTTCATTCCGAGGAACAATGTGGAAGAAGCTATTCTTCTTCTGATGTTACTTCTCATGAAAGTTAATCTGAAAAGAATCTCGTGGGATGCAGCAATCTTGGACCATCTCTCCTTCGCTCTTACAATCGCAGGCGATCTTACTGCTCTTGCTAAGCAACTCGAAGAGCTTAGCCCCGAGATCATGGATCAGAGGGAACTTTATCATACATTGTCTCTGTGTTACCAAGGTGCAGGGGACGGTCTTGTTGCGCTTGGTTTACTAAGGAAGCTGTTTTCGGAACGGGAGAATCCAAACAGGATTTCAGGTTTGCTGATGGCTTCCAAGATATGCGGTGAGAGAACTGGTCTCGCTGAGGAAGGGTTAGATTATGCACGCAGAGCGATTGAAAACTTGGGGAACGAGTGCAGTCAGTTAGATGGAGCAGCACGTCTCGTGTTAGGGATTACACTCACTGAAAGCTCGAGAATGGCGATTACTGAGACAGAGCGGATAGCTAGGCAATCTGAGGGGATTCAGGCACTAGAATCTGCTGATATGTCAAATCCAAGAGTCGTGTACCGTCTTGCTTTAGAGAATGCAGAGCAGAGGAAGCTTGATTCTGCGTTAGCATATGCTAAACATGCGTTGAAACTTGGAGCAGAGTCGGTTCTTGAAGTGTGGTTGCTTTTGGCTCGGGTTTTATCTGCGCAGAAGCGGTTTTCAGACGCGGAGACCATAGTGGATGCTGCGCTTAACGAGACAGGGAAATGGGAACAGGGGAAGCTGTTGCGTTTGAAGGCAAAGCTTCGTTTAGCTAAAGGAGAAGTGAAGGATGCAATTAAGACTTACAC ACAACTTCTCGCACTCCTTCAGGTTCAAAGCAAAAGCTTCAACTCTGCAAAGAAGCTGCCAAAG GGATATGTAGAAGAATTGAGGAGTCTGGAGCTTGGGACGTGGCATGATCTGGCTCATATCTACATAAACCTCTCACAATGGCGTGACGCACAGTCATGTCTCTCGAAATCAAGACTCATCGCACCTTACTCTTCTGTTCGATACCACACCGAAG GTGTATTGTACAAGAGGCAAGGGCAAATAGAAGAAGCAATGGAGGCGTTCACAACCGCTCTAGACATTGATCCGATGCATGTCCCAAGCTTAATATCGAAGGCTGAGATCCTACTGGAGCTTGGGAACCGAACAAGCATAGCGGTTGTAAGAAGCTTTCTAATGGAGGCTCTAAGGATTGATAGGCTGAACCACTCGGCTTGGTACAATCTCGGAAAGATGTTTAAAGCCGAAGGATCCGTCTCTTCGATGCAAGAAGCTGTGGATTGTTTTCAAGCTGCTGTTACACTGGAGGAAACAATGCCAGTGGAGTCATTCAGATGA
- the LOC104717341 gene encoding tetratricopeptide repeat protein 7A isoform X1, with protein MKNKEITSSRPEKLHLRKLRQSLRKIRMKCLCSGEQMRLREDEDKKSELSNNGNSGLSVADSENAKKLDNGNIEEAELSLRETSSLNYEEARALLGRIEYQKGNIEAALRVFEGIDINGITVKMKTALTVREERKHRRRSKGGFAATPPPSMSKHAVSLIFEAIYLKAKSLQRLGRFQEAAQSCRVILDIVEASLSEGGSENVTGDIKLQETLMKAVELLPELWKLADSPRDAILSYRRALLNHWKIDPETTARIQKEYAVFLLYSGEEAVPPNLRSQTEGSFIPRNNVEEAILLLMLLLMKVNLKRISWDAAILDHLSFALTIAGDLTALAKQLEELSPEIMDQRELYHTLSLCYQGAGDGLVALGLLRKLFSERENPNRISGLLMASKICGERTGLAEEGLDYARRAIENLGNECSQLDGAARLVLGITLTESSRMAITETERIARQSEGIQALESADMSNPRVVYRLALENAEQRKLDSALAYAKHALKLGAESVLEVWLLLARVLSAQKRFSDAETIVDAALNETGKWEQGKLLRLKAKLRLAKGEVKDAIKTYTQLLALLQVQSKSFNSAKKLPKGYVEELRSLELGTWHDLAHIYINLSQWRDAQSCLSKSRLIAPYSSVRYHTEGVLYKRQGQIEEAMEAFTTALDIDPMHVPSLISKAEILLELGNRTSIAVVRSFLMEALRIDRLNHSAWYNLGKMFKAEGSVSSMQEAVDCFQAAVTLEETMPVESFR; from the exons ATGAAGAACAAGGAGATCACTAGTAGTAGGCCTGAGAAGTTGCATTTACGCAAACTAAGACAAAGTCTGAGGAAGATCAGAATGAAGTGTTTGTGTTCTGGTGAACAAATGAGACTTAGAGAGGATGAAGACAAGAAATCTGAGTTATCTAACAATGGAAACTCAGGTTTATCAGTTGCGGATAGCGAGAATGCTAAGAAATTAGATAATGGGAACATCGAAGAAGCCGAGTTATCTCTGCGTGAGACAAGTTCCTTGAACTATGAG gAGGCGAGAGCGCTTTTGGGAAGAATTGAGTATCAGAAAGGGAATATAGAAGCGGCATTGCGAGTCTTTGAAGGGATAGATATCAATGGGATTACTGTAAAGATGAAAACAGCTCTAACAGTAAGAGAAGAACGAAAACATAGAAGACGGTCTAAAGGCGGCTTTGCTGCTACTCCTCCACCTTCCATGTCTAAGCATGCCGTTAGTTTGATTTTCGAAGCCATTTATCTCAAAGCGAAATCTCTCCAGCGTCTTGGAAGGTTCCAAG AGGCTGCACAGTCTTGCAGAGTTATTCTTGATATAGTTGAGGCTTCTTTATCGGAAGGAGGTTCAGAAAATGTGACTGGCGATATAAAGTTGCAGGAGACGTTGATGAAAGCGGTCGAGCTGCTTCCTGAATTGTGGAAGCTTGCTGATTCACCGCGTGATGCTATCTTGTCGTATAGAAGAGCGCTTCTCAATCACTGGAAAATCGATCCAGAAACCACGGCGAGAATTCAGAAAGAGTATGCTGTGTTTCTTCTCTATTCCGGGGAAGAAGCAGTGCCGCCGAACCTGCGTTCTCAGACTGAGGGCTCCTTCATTCCGAGGAACAATGTGGAAGAAGCTATTCTTCTTCTGATGTTACTTCTCATGAAAGTTAATCTGAAAAGAATCTCGTGGGATGCAGCAATCTTGGACCATCTCTCCTTCGCTCTTACAATCGCAGGCGATCTTACTGCTCTTGCTAAGCAACTCGAAGAGCTTAGCCCCGAGATCATGGATCAGAGGGAACTTTATCATACATTGTCTCTGTGTTACCAAGGTGCAGGGGACGGTCTTGTTGCGCTTGGTTTACTAAGGAAGCTGTTTTCGGAACGGGAGAATCCAAACAGGATTTCAGGTTTGCTGATGGCTTCCAAGATATGCGGTGAGAGAACTGGTCTCGCTGAGGAAGGGTTAGATTATGCACGCAGAGCGATTGAAAACTTGGGGAACGAGTGCAGTCAGTTAGATGGAGCAGCACGTCTCGTGTTAGGGATTACACTCACTGAAAGCTCGAGAATGGCGATTACTGAGACAGAGCGGATAGCTAGGCAATCTGAGGGGATTCAGGCACTAGAATCTGCTGATATGTCAAATCCAAGAGTCGTGTACCGTCTTGCTTTAGAGAATGCAGAGCAGAGGAAGCTTGATTCTGCGTTAGCATATGCTAAACATGCGTTGAAACTTGGAGCAGAGTCGGTTCTTGAAGTGTGGTTGCTTTTGGCTCGGGTTTTATCTGCGCAGAAGCGGTTTTCAGACGCGGAGACCATAGTGGATGCTGCGCTTAACGAGACAGGGAAATGGGAACAGGGGAAGCTGTTGCGTTTGAAGGCAAAGCTTCGTTTAGCTAAAGGAGAAGTGAAGGATGCAATTAAGACTTACACACAACTTCTCGCACTCCTTCAGGTTCAAAGCAAAAGCTTCAACTCTGCAAAGAAGCTGCCAAAG GGATATGTAGAAGAATTGAGGAGTCTGGAGCTTGGGACGTGGCATGATCTGGCTCATATCTACATAAACCTCTCACAATGGCGTGACGCACAGTCATGTCTCTCGAAATCAAGACTCATCGCACCTTACTCTTCTGTTCGATACCACACCGAAG GTGTATTGTACAAGAGGCAAGGGCAAATAGAAGAAGCAATGGAGGCGTTCACAACCGCTCTAGACATTGATCCGATGCATGTCCCAAGCTTAATATCGAAGGCTGAGATCCTACTGGAGCTTGGGAACCGAACAAGCATAGCGGTTGTAAGAAGCTTTCTAATGGAGGCTCTAAGGATTGATAGGCTGAACCACTCGGCTTGGTACAATCTCGGAAAGATGTTTAAAGCCGAAGGATCCGTCTCTTCGATGCAAGAAGCTGTGGATTGTTTTCAAGCTGCTGTTACACTGGAGGAAACAATGCCAGTGGAGTCATTCAGATGA